From Rhodothermales bacterium:
ACGTACGTCGGGCACGACGCCAGGGGAAGTTCGTGCGGCGCGTGCTGATTGTGGGAGCGGGAACAGTGGGTCGCAGACTCCAGCAAGCCCTGGAGCAATTCCCCTGGATGGGCCTGGTCGTCGTCGGATTTGCGGACGACGAAAAGCAGGGCCCGGATATCCTGTCGGGGGTCGCGGATGTGGCACGGATCGTCGACGAATCACACGACACGGACGAGCCCGTCGACTACGTCTTCATCGCGTTGTCTCTGTCGGCGGCGGACCATATTGCCAATCTCATCGAAGACCTCTCAAGCCGCCTCGTGCACGTTTGCATGGTTCCGGACCTGTTTCAGTTTGATGTCCTGAATAGTCGGGTCACTCATCTTGCCGGGCTTCCCGTCATTCATGTGATTGACGAGGCTCCGATTCAGATGGGTCGTTTCTGGAAACGGGCTGTCGATATCGTGTTTTCGGCCGTTGTTCTGACCCTCACATCGCCGCTTCTGCTTGTTCTGGCGATCGCGGTCAAGCTGTCATCCTCCGGTCCTGTTTTTTACCGGCAGGAACGGATGGGACTGAACGGGCGAAAGTTCCAGATGCTGAAGTTTCGCTCGATGCCCGTGAATGCGGAGCGCGACACGGGTCCGGTGTGGGCCAAGGCTGGCGAGGCGCGCGCAACTCGGGTGGGCGCATTTCTGAGACGGTCGTCGCTGGATGAGCTTCCGCAATTTATCAATGTGATCAGGGGCGATATGTCTGTCGTGGGTCCTCGACCTGAACGGCCGGTATTCATCGATGAGTTCAAGGAGCGAATTCCCGGATACATGTTGCGACACATGACCAAGGCAGGTATCACCGGCTGGGCTCAGGTTCACGGATGGCGTGGCAATACGTCACTCGAGAAGCGTATCGAATACGACCTGTACTACATACAGAATTGGTCCCTCGTCCTTGATCTGAAGATTATGTGGATGACGGTATGGGGCGGACTCGCGAGCGAGAATGCGTACTAGCGGCATGATCAAGAGCCACGGACGGTGTTCCGTAAGGTCCGGGCGACCGACGAGAACTGCGTTCGCGCCGCGAACGCTCGGGATGATCGTGATGGCGTGCCTTCTCTGCACGGACGTCGCGCTGAGCCAGATCTATCGCCTTCCGAATCCAGCCGAGCGGGCCGGCGACTTTTTCGGGGTGTCGGTCGATATCGAGGGTCATCGTGCCGCAGTGGGAGCAAGTGGTGCTGACGGCTGCGGTGCGGATTCCGGAGCGACATACGTCTATGAATCAGACAGCACAACCGGCCACTGGAATCATGTGGCCACGCTAGTACCAGACGACTGCACGCCGGGAGATTTCTTCGGTAGATCGCTGGACATGAGCGGAGACCGCATCGTCGTCGCAGCGTTCAGGCCGGCGCATCTGGCGAATCGCCCGAATGCCGCCTACCTGTTCGAGCGCGACTCGCTGACGGGCGCGTGGATCCAGCGAGCACGGTTCACGGAGGTACCTGAACGCGAAGAGGGAGCGTACGCGGCAGCCGTTGCGATTGACGGGGACAACGTTCTGGTTACGTCGTCGGGAGACGCCATCAACGAACAGTACCACGGAACGGGATACCTGTACCGGCCTTCGCCGAACGCGCCTGACACGTGGCGATTGACGCAACGGATTGTCCCGGCGACGAGTCCCTCGCTCGGGGTTTTCGGGTCCTCAGCCGTGATCCGGAATGATGTGATGGTCGTAGGTGCCTCTACCTACCTTGCAGCCCGCCCCGGCTCCGTCTATTTCCTCGGACTCGATGAGTCGACCGGTCGATGGAAATTCCAGCAGCGATTTGGGGGCCTCGACGATTTCTTCCTTCCACTTGACGTCAACGGACGTCGAGCGATCGTCGGCGAGCGACGGGCTGGAAGTGACGAATCCGGACGGGCGACGCTATTTGAACGTGACGCCGAAGGTGCGTGGATTCGATCGGGAGTTCTATACCCGGCGCGGGATTTCGAGTACGGAGCGTTCGGATCAAACGTCGCGCTGGGCGACGACCGAGCGCTTGTGGTCGGCTTCGACGAACAGCTTCGGTTCGAGTTCAACATCGACCGGGTCGTGTACGTGTTCGAGAAGACCGGACCCTCAGCATGGCGACAACGACACATCGTGGACGTGGGTGATGTTGCGTTCGGGTCTGATCTGGCCGTGGACGGGTCGCTGGCGCTGATCGGCCAGGCCGCCGATTCAAAACCAGGCGCTGCGTACATCGTCCAGTTGCACTAGAGGAATGACACTATGAGACTTCGCGACTGCGCCGCTATTGCCAGACTGTCGTGTCTTGCACTCGCATTCGTTCTCTTCTCCGGCTGCAAAACGATCGGAGTTGAGCAGAGCTCAGCCCCGTCATACGTTCGGGCGGCCGAGAACTATCGCCACTTCAAGGATGCCGGTGCACTCTCCGCGTACCTGCGGTACTCATCCGATGCGGGTCCCCTTCTCAGCGCGCACCGCGGGGGTCCAACCCCGGGTTACCCGGAGAACTGCCTCGCAACCATGGATAGAGTCTTGCAGACGGCTCCGGCGCTGCTTGAAGTAGATGTACGCATGACAGCCGACAGCACTCTAATCCTGATTCACGACGACGAACTTGCACGGACGACGACCGGAAGCGGGTTGGTCGAGAAGCATTCGCTGGCGGAAATTCGTGCGCTTCTTCTGCGAGACGAGCGCGGGATCATTACCCCCTTTCGGGTTCCGACGCTTGCCGAGGCCCTGGACTGGGCTGAAGCACGTGCTGTTCTGACGCTGGACGTCAAGCCGGGCCTCGCTCCAGAGTTGCTCATCAACGCAATACGCAAGCACGAGGCGGGGGGACGTGTCGTCATCATCGTTTACAGTATCCCGGATCTGATGGCGTTCACAGGGACAGCTCCTGATCTGATGTACTCTGTGCCGGCAGAATCCGAGCGGGACCTTCTCGCGGCTCTAGACTCCGGTGTGGATGCCGAAAGAATCGTTGTGTGGACGGGAGTCGGCGAAATTCGACCTGAAGTGATTCGTCTGGCACACGCTCGCGGCATTCGCACCATGATGGGCACGTTCGGGGAAATCGACGAGCGGGCAGCCGCTGCGGGCGCGACGATCTACGAGGCCCTGCTGCAATCCGGAGTCGATGTCATTGCGACAGATCGCGTCGCGGATGTAGCCGGGGCGATCAACACATTCACCGGATTCGAAACTCCGTGACGATCCTGTCAGACGGGTTTTGCCTGTACTCGTTGCGACATGGCGACATGCAGGCCTGTCATTGCGGAATCATTAATTGTGTAGTTTGCACGACGTTCCTGGCGACATTGTCGCTGCACTGTGCCTCTCCCACGCAATCCACCACCCGGGCGCCAGCAGATGAGTGATCGACCCAACCAGGGAACCGGGTTGACCACGTTTCAGGGTGTATTCACACCTTCGATTCTGACGATCCTCGGCGTAATCATGTACCTGAGATTCGGGTGGGTGGTTGGTAGCGTCGGGCTGACAGGGACCCTTGCCATCGTCACCCTTTCCACAGGGATAACGTTTCTGACGGCGCTATCGATATCATCGATAGCAACAGCGCAGCAAGTCAAGGTCGGCGGCGCGTACTACATGATCAGCCGCACACTCGGCATCGAGAGTGGTGGCGCCGTCGGCATTCCCCTTTACATCGCCCAGGCGCTGTCGGTGGCACTTTACACCATCGGTTTTGCCGAGAGTGTCGTTCGCGTGTTCCCTACGCTCGACGAGAAACTGGTCGGAATGGTAACGACGGTCGGCGTGGCGCTTCTGGCGATGAAGTCGGCCCGAGCGGCCATCCGGGCCCAGTACGTCATCATGGGCGCGATCGGTCTGTCGCTTGTGTCCCTCTTGCTTGGTGGACCGATAGACGGCGGCGAGTTCGTGAGTTCGACTACTCCGGTAACCGACGGGCCCGGATTCTGGGTAGTCTTTGCAGTGTTCTTCCCGGCCGTAACCGGAATCATGGCCGGCGTGAACATGTCCGGTGATCTCCGTGATCCGGGTCGATCGATTCCCCGCGGCACCCTCGCCGCCGTAGGTGCGGGCTACGCGATATACATGATCGTTCCGCTGTTTCTCGTTCGGTGGGCGCCGGCAAGCGAACTCGTTTCCGACCCGCTTATCATGAAGAGGATGGCGTTCTGGGGCGACGCCATCCTTCTCGGTGTTTGGGGCGCAACACTCTCCAGCGCCGTCGGCAGCATCCTGGGCGCCCCGCGGGTTCTACAGGCTCTGGCCCGCGATGGGGTCCTGCCAGATTCGTTTCGCTGGTTGGGACGCGGGACCGGGCCGGAAGATGAACCGCGCATCGGAACAGCCGTGACCTTCGCCATCGCGCTCATCACTGTGATGCTCGGCAACCTCAACGCGATCGCGCCCGTGCTGACCATGTTTTTCCTGACGACCTACGGCGTTCTGAACGTCGCAGCAGGGCTGGAGCGCTTCCTTCGAAACCCCTCGTTTCGCCCCAAATTCCAGGTGCACTGGACGGTCTCATTTCTGGGCGCCATCGGATGCGGGGCAGTGATGTTTCTCATCAATCCGCTGGCGACGACCATCGCAGTTATCACCGTGGCGGGGATCTATTTCTGGCTGGAGAGAAAGGAACTCCGAAGCGAGTGGGGTGACGTTCGCAGGGGAATCTGGATGACCCTTACGCGAACCGGACTGTTTCACCTTCGAGACACCCCCGACCCAAAAAACTGGCGTCCCCATATCCTTGTGCTCTCCGGTGCACCGACGCGGCGATGGCACTTGATCGATCTTGCCTCGGCGATTTCCCACAACAAGGCCCTGATGACAGTATCTACCGTCGTCACAAGCCCTACGGTGGATCAGGCACGGATTGCCGCCCTCGAGAATACGATTCACGAGTTCATGGATCGAAAAGGCGTTCGATGCCTGGTACGAGCCGTTTCGGCCGCCACGCCGTTTGATGGTGCGACTGCTCTGGTCGACCTGTATGGATTGGGTGCTCTCGTGCCGAACACGATCCTCATGGGCGACAGCGAATCCAAAGAGCGCAGAGCCGAGTACTGCCGCATGATCGAACATTTCTTCCGGTCTAAACGGAACACGGCGATCGTGCGCCACAACAGCGACCGGGGATTCGGAAGACGCCGACACATCGACGTCTGGTGGGGCGGCCTCAAGGGCAACGGGGCGCTGATGATGATCCTTGCCTACTTGCTCAAAACCAGCCTGTCGTGGCGTGGCGCACAGGTAACGGTCAAGATGGTCGTTCCTTCGGCCGATGCTGCTCCGACTGTGAGTCAGAATTTGCATCAGCTTGTCGATAGCGCACGAACCGGAGCGGTGAGCGACGTGATTGTCGCGGACGGCCGATCTTTTGATGAGATTCTTCGCGACTCCTCAAGCGAGGCAGACCTGATATTCATGGGTATGGCGGAACCTCATCTTGGCTTCGTGGAATACTACGAACGCCTGCAGGTGCGCCTCGAAGGCCTTGCGTCGACCGTCCTCGTACTTAGCGCGGAGGACATCTCGTTTGGAGATGTCCTGATCGAGAAGGACCAGGGTGCGCAAGAGGACCCTCGAGCCACTCGAAACTGAACGAAACAAAAAGGAGACTACTTCTCCCTTCTGGCATGCTAACGGTCTCCGCTGTTACAAAGAAATATGCGACAAAGCTGGCCGTTGACCGGGTCAGCTTTAGCGTTGATAAGGGTCGGATTTTCGGACTCCTTGGCCCCAACGGCGCCGGGAAGACGTCAACGATTCGGATGATCGCCTTCATCACGATGCCCGACGAGGGTGAGATCCGGTTTCAGGATCGCACGGTCGGCGCCTGGAGCCAACGCGTCATGGGCTATCTCCCTGAGGAGCGCGGCCTGTACAAGAAGATGCGCGTGCGAGACCAACTAGAGTATCTCGCGGCTCTGAAAGGCATGTCCAGTTCAGATGCAAGCGACGCCATTACATACTGGCTGGATCGGTTCGAAGCCTCCTCATGGGGGAGCAAGAAGATCGAGGAGCTGTCCAAGGGGATGCAGCAAAAAGTTCAGTTCATCGCAACAGTCGCCCACAAACCACAGTTGCTGATTTTCGATGAACCGTTCAGTGGACTCGATCCGCTAAACGCCGAGCTGCTGCAGGAAGTCATTTTCGAACTGAAGGAGGACGGCCGCACCATTCTCTTCGCGTCGCACCGCATGGAGCAGGTCGAGCAACTTTGCGACGATATCTGCCTCGTCTCCGATGGCCGCGTTGTCCTCGACGGAGCACTGCGTGACGTCAAGAACTCCTTCGGGAGAGATGTTATCAATCTTGAGTTCAGCGGTAGCACAGACTTTCTAACGCAGCTTGAAACCGTTGGAAATATCCGCGTGATCAACAAGACCCAGAATCGAGCCGAGGTGCGGCTGCTGGATGGAACCGAACCGCGAGTAGTCCTCGAGGCATCGATAGCCAACCTCGACGAGATTCATAAATTCGAACTTGTTGAGCCTAGCCTCAATGAGATCTTTATCGCTGTGGTTTCGGGGGCAGATGTCCATGCGTAGCCAGCATATACCTTTCGTGCGTTACAGCGTGCCAGTCTTATGAAAAGTGCCCTGTGGGTAATTGCGCAACGCGAGTACATTCAGCGGGTGAAGACCAAAGGTTTTGTCATCGGCACATTGCTCGGTCCGATCTTTATGATCGCCCTGATCGCTATCCCCGTCTTTGTCATGGTCGCCGTCGATGAGCAGGTGACGCGAAAGATCGCGATCGTCGATGAGACCGGCGTACTGGCCGATGCCCTGGATTTCCCTGTCGAGTTTGAGATGGTTCAGCTCGACGTTCCCGTTGACACGATTCGGTTCATGGTGGAAGAACAACTGCTTGACGGGTATTTGTTGCTTCCGGCCGATGTTCTTCAGGGACTAGGGCCCGCTTCCTTCTACTCGCGAGGGGGAGGAGGCTTGATGTTTTCCACCCAGCTCCAGCAGGTCGTAGATCGTGCCGTGAGGCAACGCCGACTGGTAGACGCCGGGGCGCCGGATGCCGTGCTACGGATTCTGAACGACAACGTCGACGTTCGAATGGTAAAGCTTACCGATCAGGGTGAGGAGGCCGATGCTGCAACGGCGCTTGCCGGCATCGGCTATGTCATGGGATTCGTCATCTATATCTGCATGTTCATCTACGGCGCCTTTGTGATGCGCGGAGTTATTGAGGAGAAGACAAACCGCATCGCCGAACTCATCGCATCATCAGCCAGACCATTTCAATTGATGATGGGCAAGGTACTTGGCATCGGAGCGATGGGCCTGACGCAGTTTCTCGTCTGGTGCATTCTTGGCATGGGTATCATGGCGTTTGGCGGCGCCATTGCAGCGCTGTTTATCGATCCAGCCGAATACGGTCTGACCGAGACAACCAATCAGCAGGCCGTACTCGACGCGGCGGGCGTGACGATCCCGCAGATCCCGTTCAGCGCGTTTGTTCTTTTCGTTCTCTTTTTCATTGGCGGATACCTGCTGTACGCCAGCCTGTTTGCAGCCGTAGGAAGCGCAGTAGAGCAGGAGTCCGATGCACAGCAGTTCGTCCTTCCAATCGCCGCACCCATCATCGTTCCCATGTTGATGATCGGGCACGTAATCGAGAGCCCGGACAGTGCGCTGTCATTCTGGCTTTCGATCGTCCCGTTCTTCTCACCCATTCTGATGACGGTGAGAATCGCAGCCACCAACGTGCCCCTGTGGCAAACAATACTGGCACTTGCGCTTCTGGGCGGCGCCTTCCTTGGATCAATCTGGATATCGTCCAGGATCTATCGCGTGGGGATTCTGATGTACGGCAAGAAACCCAGCTTCACCGACATCATCCGCTGGCTGCGGCAGGGCTAGAGCGGCCGATTGGGATTGCACCGTCGCGTCCGCGGACCTAGACTACCCACATGAATACGCCCGGTCGCATTTCTGTACTTGTCGCCCTTCTGACTGCCGTTCTGGTCAACCTTGTCGTCGTAGAGGCCACGGGACAGACGGCCACGCTTCGAGGATTCGTTCGTGACTCGCAGACTATGCGGCCTCTACAGGGCGCCTCGATTGTTCTGCAACAGGAAGGAAGATTACGCTTCGGCACGGCTACCGATGGAGATGGATACTTTATCCTGCCGAGGGTAACTCCAGATCGGTACGAGATGGTAGTTACGTACGTGGGGTATGCGCCGGCTCGCGAGTCCGTTGACGTTCGAGCAGATCGGCAGGAGTTCATGCGGATCGTGCTCGTGCCTGCAGCACAGAGCATGGAGGAAGTGATCGTTGAGGTCCAGGCCGAGGGCGGCATCACAGCGGTGAGTGCCGGATTGCAAGTCGTCCAGCCGGCGGATATCCAGCGCGTTCCGGTGCTGGGCGCAAGCGGAGATCTGGCCGGGTATCTTCAGACCATACCGGGCGTCGCAATACAGGGTGATCGTGGCGGGCAGTTCTTCGTCCGCGGGGGTTCGACCGACCAGAATCTGGCGCTTCTGGATGGTATCCCGATTTATCAGCCCTTCCACATTGTCAGCTTCTATTCAGCGTTCCCGGAAGAGATCGTCGATCACGCCGACGTGTACACCGCCGGGTTCGGAGCCGCCTACTCAACGCGGCTCTCCTCGGTGATGGATGTATCAACGCGGAATGGTAACAAGGAGCGTTTCGCCGGATCGGCCGCAATCGCTCCATTCCTGAGCGGAGCACGGCTGGAAGGTCCGATTATTCCCGAACGCGTTTCGTTCGTTGCATCGGCTCGACAGTCGCTCGTGGAAGAGCTGACGCCCAATCTCTACGGCCAGCGTTTGCCATACCGGTTCGGGGATCGCTTCGCTAAACTGCATGCGTTTGTCGGTGCGAGTCACACGGTCTCCGTGACTGGGCTCAGCACGACAGATCGTGGCAATATCGCCGGGACGGTCACGAACTTCGACGGAAGTTTCGTCCCGCGTGAATCCGACGAGGATTCAGAGCGAGAGGTCTCGTGGACGAATCGCGCGGTCGGCGGACGGTATGCATATCGCTCCCGGCGGCTGCCGCTGTTCCTGGAGATGCATACATCGACTTCCCGATCCACCAACGAGATCGGACCAAAAGATGTCCCGGAGCGATCGGCTTCCATCGAGAGCACGGATGCGAGTCTCGTTGCCTCGGTATTTGGCAAACCTGGCGAATTCAAAGTCGGTGCCCGCTGGCGAGAATCCACCATGGCGTACGAACTGGGCGGACAGTTCCAGGATCTCGAAGAGGGCTCCGTCAAGACGACTGAGATCAATGCGTTTGCGGAGGCTGTCAGCAATGTTGGCAATGACCGCCTCAGCGTGAACCCCGGAGTTAATGTGTATGTCATCCCGGATCGCGACGACCTCAAGGTTGACCCGCGACTCCGCATGACGTGGTCGGTCCCGTTGGCGTTCGGTCTACATACGGCACATGCCGCGTTCGGGCGATTCCATCAACTCATTGTCGGACTGTCCGACGAGCGTGACGTCGGCAATGTATTCACAGCCTGGGTCCCTGCCGCTGACTCGCTGGAGTTGCCGGCCGCCTGGCACGCTGTGAGTGGATGGTCCTCACAATTTCCCGGAGGAATCGGTTTCGCGGTGGAGGGATACGTGAAGACATTTTCCAGTCTGTCGGTGCCGGTCTTCAGCCCCTTTCCAGGTTTTACGACGGCCCTGCAGCCCGCCGATGGAACCGCACGAGGACTTGACGTGCGCATCGAAACAGATGCTCGCCCATTTATCAACCGGTCCACATTTTCCGGATACGTGAGCTATGCACTATCCGATGTAGAATACCGAACCGACACGTTCTCGTACCATCCGGCGCAGCATCGAACGCATCAAGTGAATGCCATGGTCAGAGTGGAACGTGACGGACTGGGAGTGATCATACAATGGCAGTACGGGTCCGGATTTCCGCTGACGAAATCAGCAGGGTTCGATGTCTGGCAATACCTGACTCCGGCGTCGCAGGTATCAAGCGACCCCGGTACCATCAGGGTCCTGTATCTGGAGCCGTTCGGCGGTCGCCAACCCAACTACGAGCGGGTCGATGTGTGGCTGGACAAGGTTGTCGATCTTGGACGTGCGCGCGCAACCGTGCGGGCCGGAATCGTGAACCTGCTGAATCGCAACAACCTGTTCTACTTCGACCTCTTCACGCTCAGACGAGTCGATCAGATGCCGCTCACACCGTCGGTCGGATTCAAGATCGAGTTGCTATGACAGCAAGATCCGCCATACGAGGACTGGTCATTCTCTTTCTTTGCGCCACGCCTGTGAGCTGCGAGATGTTTGAGGATACGAAGATCGACCCGTTTGAAGGCCAGGGAGCGTACTTCACGATGTACGGGTTTCTGGACGCGACAAGAGTGGAGCAGGAGATTCGCATCAGTCCCGTCCGACGCACGCCCGAGGTTATCCGATCGCCCACAGACGATAACGCGTTCATCGATGCAGCGGTGACCAGTACCGATCTGGAGACGGGGGTTTCCGTTGTGTGGCGCCACGAGCTCTCACAGCTCTCGGACGGTGCATACGCACATATCTTTCGGTCGTCACAGGTGCCGCGACCGGGTCGTGCGTATCGCATAGACGTCGTGCGATCCGACGGAAAGGGCAGCAGCGCCACGACAGTGATACCTCTGTTGACATCGCTTTCGGAGCCCGTCCGCAGCCAGTTTCGCGAGGACTCGGGGATCCTCTTTCAGGACATTGCCCTGCCGGGCGTGACGCTGGCAGCAAATATCGAGGTGTTTTACGATGTAACAGATGGGGGCGTGTCGCATTTCTTTCGTGTCACGCGATCGTATGATGCCGAGGGTGCGGGGAACGGGAACGGAGGATGGCAATTCACGCTCGACCTTTCGAGAGACGCCGCGTTCGTTCGGACTGTGGCCGAGCCCGTTCTTGGCCCGCGTTTGTCGCTCAACGGCATGGGCGTCCGCGTCCGCTGGGCAGATGAACAGTGGCCGCTTGTCGATGGACCGATAGATATCGAGATCCTTGCGCAGCCCGGTGGATTATCCAATGTGGAAAACGGTTTCGGCTTCATCGGATCGATTGGAGACTACCTGCGGTTCTGGGACATTACCGACGAAGCAATGAGGGCTGCCCTTGGCCTGGACGGCTCGGATCCAGCCCCGAGATAAGGCCGCTTCCAACATGAATCTCAAGCCAACCGCGATATCGTCGCAACCTGGAACGCACGCACCTGTATCAGGCAGCGAATCAGAAGCAGGCCATTGTGAATGCCCCACAGTTCCACTGACAAGAAGTCTTTCAAACTCACCTCGCCGTTTGAGCCCACCGGTGATCAGCCCTCAGCGATCGTGGAGCTCGTCTCCGGACTGAAACGCGGCGATGATCAGCAAGTGCTTCTCGGAGCGACGGGCACTGGCAAGACGTTCACACTCAGTCACGTCATCGCACAGCACGGCAAGCCGACGCTCGTGATGAGCCACAACAAGACGCTCGCGGCACAGCTCTATGCAGAGTTCACCCAGTTCTTCCCGGACAATGCGGTCGAGTTCTTCATCTCCTATTACGACTACTACCAGCCGGAGGCATACATCGTCCATTCCGACACTTACATCGAAAAGGACATGTCTATCAACGACCGCATAGACCGGCTGCGGCTGCGGGCAACGAGTATGCTGACCTCGGGCCGAGAGGACGTGATCGTAGTAGCCAGCGTTTCGTGCATATACGGCATAGGTTCGCCCGACGAGTATCGGTCTCAGATTGTCCAGTTTCGCGCTGGCCAGGAATATGACAGAAACCAGCTGCTGCGCGACCTGGTCGGAATCCACTACAGCAGAAACGACGTCGAATTCGTTCCGGGCAATTTTCGCGTTCGCGGCGATGTCGTTGAAGTGTTCCCCGCGTATATGGAGGACCTCGCGTATCGTATCGAGTTCTGGGGAGACGAGATCGAGCAGGTCAGCGTTTTCGAACCGGTATCGGGCCAGACCGAGTCGGAAGAAGAGTTCTTGACCATTTATCCCGCGAAGCTGTTTGTTACGCCGCGGGACGAACTCGACAAGGCACTCAAGTCGATCCAGGAGGAGTTGAACTGGCGGCTCGCCGTGCTCCGGGAGGAAAACCGACTGCTGGAAGCCCAGCGCCTTGAGCAGCGAACCCTGTTTGATCTTGAGATGATGCGCGAGGTAGGCTACTGCGCGGGAATCGAGAACTATTCGCGTCACCTTTCCCGCCGCGACCCGGGCGAGCGGCCGTATTGCCTGCTGGACTACTTCCCCGATGACTTCCTCATGATTATAGACGAGAGCCATGTGACGCTGCCTCAGGTGCGCGCCATGTACAACGGCGATCGAGCGCGGAAGCTCAACCTGGTTGAACACGGATTTCGTCTCCCCTCCGCCCTCGATAATCGGCCAATGACGTTCGAGGAATTCGAGGCGGCCCAGAATCAGGTGATCTACGCCAGCGCCACCCCCGCGGACCACGAACTCGAACGAAGCGCCGGTGTGGTGGTCGAGCAGATAATCAGGCCGACGGGAATTCCGGACCCCGTGGTGGAGATCAGACCGACCAGGAATCAGATCGATGATCTTCTCGAAGAGATACGACGCACCGTCAAGGAATCTGAACGATGTCTTGTCACCACGCTCACCAAACGGATGGCCGAGGACCTTTCCGACTATCTGGAGTCATACGGCATCGGGGTCCGATACCTCCACTCAGACATTGATGCGCTCGAGCGCGTGGAG
This genomic window contains:
- a CDS encoding undecaprenyl-phosphate glucose phosphotransferase, which codes for MLQEHSRLFQRMMFAGDFVLTIVAWILAYLIRFELLVPPEWVPFERYLYLLPWVLIVASLVFWSTGLYAADRAQRISSLVFAVAKAVAVELLVVAASLSFYRALSFSRLMLILFGVLTPTLMILYRLAIYSYVRRARRQGKFVRRVLIVGAGTVGRRLQQALEQFPWMGLVVVGFADDEKQGPDILSGVADVARIVDESHDTDEPVDYVFIALSLSAADHIANLIEDLSSRLVHVCMVPDLFQFDVLNSRVTHLAGLPVIHVIDEAPIQMGRFWKRAVDIVFSAVVLTLTSPLLLVLAIAVKLSSSGPVFYRQERMGLNGRKFQMLKFRSMPVNAERDTGPVWAKAGEARATRVGAFLRRSSLDELPQFINVIRGDMSVVGPRPERPVFIDEFKERIPGYMLRHMTKAGITGWAQVHGWRGNTSLEKRIEYDLYYIQNWSLVLDLKIMWMTVWGGLASENAY
- a CDS encoding ATP-binding cassette domain-containing protein, yielding MLTVSAVTKKYATKLAVDRVSFSVDKGRIFGLLGPNGAGKTSTIRMIAFITMPDEGEIRFQDRTVGAWSQRVMGYLPEERGLYKKMRVRDQLEYLAALKGMSSSDASDAITYWLDRFEASSWGSKKIEELSKGMQQKVQFIATVAHKPQLLIFDEPFSGLDPLNAELLQEVIFELKEDGRTILFASHRMEQVEQLCDDICLVSDGRVVLDGALRDVKNSFGRDVINLEFSGSTDFLTQLETVGNIRVINKTQNRAEVRLLDGTEPRVVLEASIANLDEIHKFELVEPSLNEIFIAVVSGADVHA
- a CDS encoding ABC transporter permease, with the protein product MKSALWVIAQREYIQRVKTKGFVIGTLLGPIFMIALIAIPVFVMVAVDEQVTRKIAIVDETGVLADALDFPVEFEMVQLDVPVDTIRFMVEEQLLDGYLLLPADVLQGLGPASFYSRGGGGLMFSTQLQQVVDRAVRQRRLVDAGAPDAVLRILNDNVDVRMVKLTDQGEEADAATALAGIGYVMGFVIYICMFIYGAFVMRGVIEEKTNRIAELIASSARPFQLMMGKVLGIGAMGLTQFLVWCILGMGIMAFGGAIAALFIDPAEYGLTETTNQQAVLDAAGVTIPQIPFSAFVLFVLFFIGGYLLYASLFAAVGSAVEQESDAQQFVLPIAAPIIVPMLMIGHVIESPDSALSFWLSIVPFFSPILMTVRIAATNVPLWQTILALALLGGAFLGSIWISSRIYRVGILMYGKKPSFTDIIRWLRQG
- a CDS encoding Na-K-Cl cotransporter, producing the protein MSDRPNQGTGLTTFQGVFTPSILTILGVIMYLRFGWVVGSVGLTGTLAIVTLSTGITFLTALSISSIATAQQVKVGGAYYMISRTLGIESGGAVGIPLYIAQALSVALYTIGFAESVVRVFPTLDEKLVGMVTTVGVALLAMKSARAAIRAQYVIMGAIGLSLVSLLLGGPIDGGEFVSSTTPVTDGPGFWVVFAVFFPAVTGIMAGVNMSGDLRDPGRSIPRGTLAAVGAGYAIYMIVPLFLVRWAPASELVSDPLIMKRMAFWGDAILLGVWGATLSSAVGSILGAPRVLQALARDGVLPDSFRWLGRGTGPEDEPRIGTAVTFAIALITVMLGNLNAIAPVLTMFFLTTYGVLNVAAGLERFLRNPSFRPKFQVHWTVSFLGAIGCGAVMFLINPLATTIAVITVAGIYFWLERKELRSEWGDVRRGIWMTLTRTGLFHLRDTPDPKNWRPHILVLSGAPTRRWHLIDLASAISHNKALMTVSTVVTSPTVDQARIAALENTIHEFMDRKGVRCLVRAVSAATPFDGATALVDLYGLGALVPNTILMGDSESKERRAEYCRMIEHFFRSKRNTAIVRHNSDRGFGRRRHIDVWWGGLKGNGALMMILAYLLKTSLSWRGAQVTVKMVVPSADAAPTVSQNLHQLVDSARTGAVSDVIVADGRSFDEILRDSSSEADLIFMGMAEPHLGFVEYYERLQVRLEGLASTVLVLSAEDISFGDVLIEKDQGAQEDPRATRN
- a CDS encoding glycerophosphodiester phosphodiesterase family protein gives rise to the protein MRLRDCAAIARLSCLALAFVLFSGCKTIGVEQSSAPSYVRAAENYRHFKDAGALSAYLRYSSDAGPLLSAHRGGPTPGYPENCLATMDRVLQTAPALLEVDVRMTADSTLILIHDDELARTTTGSGLVEKHSLAEIRALLLRDERGIITPFRVPTLAEALDWAEARAVLTLDVKPGLAPELLINAIRKHEAGGRVVIIVYSIPDLMAFTGTAPDLMYSVPAESERDLLAALDSGVDAERIVVWTGVGEIRPEVIRLAHARGIRTMMGTFGEIDERAAAAGATIYEALLQSGVDVIATDRVADVAGAINTFTGFETP